Proteins found in one Amycolatopsis umgeniensis genomic segment:
- a CDS encoding energy-coupling factor transporter transmembrane component T, with translation MTSYFLPRDLHPAAWWVWALGLAVAATRTTNPWLLLTIVAVAGYVVVARRSEAPWALAFRLYLYLGAVIVAIRVFFRIVFGGAEGATIILRLPEIPLPEWAAGIRLFGDVSAESLLGGLYDGMRLATMVICLGAANALANPKRLLKAMPPALYEVGTAVIVALSVFPQLAESVLRVRRARKLRGGSGKKKVKALHTVLIPVLEDALSRSLQLAASMDSRGYGRAGLVEARARLITGTLMIVGLIGVCVGVYATLDGSTPRYLAAPVLSAGVVVGLIGFWSAGKRVQRTRYRPDRWHLPEIVVATSGIAVAAILFTTSEVNPMNMNPSLINLSWPSLSWGPLLGVLIGVLPAFLTPVPEPPYAALEKEVHA, from the coding sequence ATGACGTCCTACTTCCTGCCGCGCGACCTGCATCCGGCCGCCTGGTGGGTGTGGGCGCTGGGGCTCGCCGTCGCGGCGACCCGGACGACGAACCCGTGGCTGCTGCTGACGATCGTGGCCGTCGCGGGGTACGTCGTCGTGGCCCGGCGCAGTGAGGCGCCGTGGGCGCTGGCTTTCCGGCTCTATCTGTACCTCGGCGCGGTCATCGTGGCGATCCGCGTGTTCTTCCGCATCGTCTTCGGCGGTGCCGAGGGTGCCACGATCATCCTGCGGCTGCCCGAAATCCCGCTGCCCGAATGGGCGGCGGGCATTCGGCTCTTCGGCGACGTGTCCGCGGAATCGTTGCTTGGCGGGCTTTACGACGGGATGCGGCTGGCGACGATGGTGATCTGCCTCGGCGCGGCCAACGCGCTCGCGAACCCGAAACGGCTGCTCAAGGCGATGCCGCCGGCGTTGTACGAGGTGGGGACGGCGGTGATCGTCGCGCTGTCGGTGTTCCCGCAGCTCGCCGAGAGCGTGTTGCGCGTCCGGCGTGCCCGCAAACTGCGGGGCGGTTCGGGCAAGAAGAAGGTGAAAGCCCTGCACACCGTCCTCATCCCGGTGCTGGAGGACGCGCTTTCGCGGTCACTGCAACTCGCGGCCTCCATGGATTCTCGTGGTTACGGCCGCGCGGGGCTGGTCGAGGCGCGGGCCAGGCTGATCACGGGAACGCTGATGATCGTCGGCCTGATCGGTGTCTGCGTCGGCGTTTACGCCACTTTGGACGGTTCGACACCCCGATATCTCGCCGCCCCGGTACTTTCCGCCGGGGTCGTGGTCGGGCTGATCGGGTTCTGGTCGGCGGGCAAACGGGTCCAGCGCACCCGCTACCGGCCCGACCGCTGGCATCTGCCGGAGATCGTCGTCGCCACGAGCGGGATCGCCGTCGCGGCCATCCTGTTCACGACGTCGGAAGTGAACCCGATGAACATGAACCCGTCGCTGATCAACCTGTCCTGGCCGTCGCTGTCGTGGGGGCCGTTGCTCGGGGTGCTGATCGGTGTCCTGCCCGCGTTCCTGACCCCGGTCCCCGAACCCCCGTACGCCGCGCTGGAAAAAGAAGTGCACGCATGA
- a CDS encoding ABC transporter substrate-binding protein, whose product MAVIFLIAATAPSAHAVDQGKGYPGFCKDANGVTVVVDFQKLGGTTIVRCNPQTTRGTGLDALKGAGFQIAGVQRWGEAFICRVENRPSAAENVPITGREKYRELCIDTPPAQAYWSYWHASNNCAWDYSQWGVKNRDFIPGGFEGWSFSLNATAETNPVPRVSAVRPGTEGQSCVPREEAKPSTNDPNERQQQQPQAGSDQPADSQPAEGVEPGAGEAPVASSGALPPPKPRPSASARPQAKDPSMNVAFTGGENAEDVNAVIERESGASDWAPWAAGGAVLALCVAGFLVARRRKRAQGA is encoded by the coding sequence GTGGCGGTGATCTTCCTGATCGCCGCCACGGCGCCGTCCGCGCACGCCGTCGACCAGGGCAAGGGATACCCGGGGTTCTGCAAGGACGCCAACGGGGTCACCGTGGTCGTCGACTTCCAGAAGCTCGGCGGCACCACCATCGTGCGCTGCAATCCCCAGACCACGCGCGGCACCGGGCTGGACGCGCTCAAGGGCGCCGGTTTCCAGATCGCCGGGGTGCAACGGTGGGGTGAGGCGTTCATCTGCCGGGTCGAGAACCGGCCGTCCGCGGCCGAGAACGTCCCGATCACCGGCCGCGAGAAGTACCGCGAGCTGTGCATCGACACGCCTCCGGCCCAGGCCTACTGGTCGTACTGGCACGCCTCGAACAACTGCGCCTGGGACTACAGCCAGTGGGGCGTCAAGAACCGTGACTTCATCCCCGGTGGTTTCGAGGGCTGGTCGTTCTCGCTGAACGCCACCGCCGAGACCAACCCGGTCCCGCGGGTCTCCGCGGTGCGGCCGGGCACCGAAGGCCAGTCGTGCGTGCCGCGCGAGGAGGCCAAGCCGTCCACCAACGATCCCAACGAACGGCAACAGCAACAGCCGCAAGCGGGGAGCGATCAGCCCGCTGACAGTCAGCCCGCCGAGGGGGTGGAACCGGGCGCGGGAGAGGCTCCGGTCGCCAGTTCCGGTGCGCTGCCGCCGCCCAAACCGCGTCCGAGCGCGTCGGCGCGGCCGCAGGCGAAGGACCCTTCGATGAACGTCGCGTTCACTGGCGGTGAGAACGCCGAGGACGTCAACGCGGTGATCGAGCGAGAGTCCGGCGCGAGTGACTGGGCGCCGTGGGCGGCCGGTGGCGCGGTGCTGGCGTTGTGCGTGGCAGGATTCCTGGTGGCACGCAGACGCAAACGCGCACAAGGAGCTTGA